GCCAGCCAGCGCCAGGCCATAAAAGGCCAGCTGGCCCAGCAGGATCAGCCCTCCCCACCAGCCGCGCAACAACAACGCATCTTCCAGAAAGTGGCCTGTCATTGGCTGGCTCAGCAGGACAGCAAGCAGATTGGCCAGGAGGATGAGCAGCATCAATACCGGCGTGAGCGGGCGCAATAGCTTATGGGAGAACAATCGGAAGGCAAGTCCTGGAGTGGGGGCTTTGAGGTATCCGGCAGAGAACAGCGCCTGATAGCGCCCGGCATTGATACGCACCCGACGATTGAACTCGTCGCTCATCGTTGCGCTGGCGTCGTCGTAGCTGATGGCGTCCGGCTCATAGACGACGCGATAGCCCTGTCGCAGGACTTCCATCGCGATGCTGAATTCGTCGTTGATGATTCCGGTGCGCAATGGCCGGAACAAAGCCCGCCGGATGGCGAACATGTTGCCGTGAACAGCAACAGTGCTGCCAGTCTTGCTTTCCCAACGGCGCAGGGCGGCCTCATAGCGCCAGTACAGGCCGGCAGGCTTGGCGACAGCGGTGGCGGCATCCCAGACAGCTAGTGTTCCCACCACAACGCCAACGGTGGGATCAGCGAAGCGTCGGGCCAGGATGCGCAGGCTCTCGGATTCGTAGCTCGGTGAGGCGTCACTCAAGACCACGATCTCACCAGTCGCGTGGGCAAAGCCAGTATT
This is a stretch of genomic DNA from Anaerolineae bacterium. It encodes these proteins:
- a CDS encoding glycosyltransferase family 2 protein, with protein sequence MILPILVFIFWICVAAFLWTYFGYPLFMYLLARGKRTPPVTAPDSLPTLTLLIPAHNEADVIRRKLNNSLTLNYPRDRLQILVVDDGSSDGTPDIVREFAVRGVTLIEQPFRGGKMAAVNTGFAHATGEIVVLSDASPSYESESLRILARRFADPTVGVVVGTLAVWDAATAVAKPAGLYWRYEAALRRWESKTGSTVAVHGNMFAIRRALFRPLRTGIINDEFSIAMEVLRQGYRVVYEPDAISYDDASATMSDEFNRRVRINAGRYQALFSAGYLKAPTPGLAFRLFSHKLLRPLTPVLMLLILLANLLAVLLSQPMTGHFLEDALLLRGWWGGLILLGQLAFYGLALAGWLAERRGRHYRLLNVIYFFVSSNLAALVGLWRWARGTQHVTWQKRTADS